GTCCCTGGAACTACGCAATAGATGAAATGTGCCTTCATTAATGCCGGAATCGTTAATGTTAAGGCTCGAATAGGAACCTTTTCTAGCGCGTCAAAGCAGCCGTCATTCACTTGCTGCTGTCTGCAAACAGCATCCAGTTCAACAACTTTTACAGCGAGTTTATCCCTGAAATTAGCTACAGGCGGGTCATTGAATGCAATATGTCCGTTCTCGCCAATGCCCATACATACAATATCTGCCGGAAACTCATTCAGTAACCGGCTGTACCGATCGCATTCCTTTTCTATGTTTTCTGCGGTTCCGTTTAAATAATTTACTGATTTGAACGGTAATTTGCTGAATAATCTTGTTTTTAAGAAGTTTCCGAAGGCCTGCGGTGCCTCTTCTTTGAGGCCAATGTATTCGTCCATGTGAAAGGCATTTATGCGGGTCCAATCAGTATGTTTACTTAAACAGAGTGCCTCAAGAACCTCATTTTGAGAAGGAGCAGCGGCAAAAATAATGTTTACTTCATCCTGCGTCCTTAGCAGTTCTGTGATCTTAGCACTCACTGCCGATGCCGCATTTTTACCCATCAATTGCCTGTCCTCAAATACTCTTACTTCGGGGTTATTCCTTTTTTCTGTATTAAACATTTTTATTTCTTTTTATAAACGATTTTTCCTCTGATGATAGTTGTATCAATCGTAATATTCTCATCAAATATTACAACGTCGGCATCTTTGCCAGCTGTCAGCGAGCCTTTGCGTTTGTCAACTTTCATGATAGTTGCCGGTGTAAGGGAGGCCATCGTAACGGCATCGATTAATGGAATGTCAGCAAGCCGTATCATATTGCGGACCAGACGATCGGCAGTGGCTACGCTTCCGGCAAAGACACTCCTGTCAGGCAGTTTAGCTACATTATCTTCTACGATAACTTTCATCCCGTCTTTGATGCTTCCGAGGATACTTTCGCCTGGGGGCATCCCTGCAGCCCGCATAGCATCAGTGATCAATGCTGTTCTGCCTGCACCTTTTATCTTGTAAACCAGTTTGAGCAACGGGGGAGGCAGATGTATTCCGTCGGCAATTATCTCCACCGACATATCGTCAATGAGGTACGCACTTTCGATCACTCCCGCATACCGGAACGCATTCCGCCTTGATACGCCCGACATACAGGAATAAAAATGCGTAGCGTGTGTATAGCCGCTCTCGTACGCTTCTAATACTTCTTCATAAACAGCATCGGTATGGGCAATGGCAGCCAGTATGCCTTTCGATTTTAAATATCGTCCAAAGTCAACAGCTCCTTTTAGCTCGGGCGCAGCGCTCCACCGTGAAACGAAAGGATTCTGTGATATAATTTCTTTATACTCCTCAGGATCGGGCTCCCGGATATATCTCGCGTCCTGTGCTCCTTTCTGCTTCATCGAAAAATACGGACCTTCAATATGCATACCAAGGAACTGTGCTCCTTCTTTATTTTGCTCCCCGGCAGTTTTATAAAGTTCAAGTGTTTTGAGCAGGTCCTTTTTATCGCAGCTAAGAGTTGTCGGCGTCATCGCTGTTGTACCATATTGTGCATGGGTCTTAGCGATCGAAAGAAAAGCAT
The window above is part of the Arcticibacter tournemirensis genome. Proteins encoded here:
- a CDS encoding glucosamine-6-phosphate deaminase, with translation MFNTEKRNNPEVRVFEDRQLMGKNAASAVSAKITELLRTQDEVNIIFAAAPSQNEVLEALCLSKHTDWTRINAFHMDEYIGLKEEAPQAFGNFLKTRLFSKLPFKSVNYLNGTAENIEKECDRYSRLLNEFPADIVCMGIGENGHIAFNDPPVANFRDKLAVKVVELDAVCRQQQVNDGCFDALEKVPIRALTLTIPALMKAHFIYCVVPGTSKARAVYNTLHQNVNEKYPSSILRNHPGSILFLDELSASLL
- the nagA gene encoding N-acetylglucosamine-6-phosphate deacetylase, which codes for MNYTKIKIFNGKIITPDRLIEGGSMVIAEGRILEVSERNIDAEDALQIDAAGKYISPGFIDIHVHGGGGHDFMDNTTDAFLSIAKTHAQYGTTAMTPTTLSCDKKDLLKTLELYKTAGEQNKEGAQFLGMHIEGPYFSMKQKGAQDARYIREPDPEEYKEIISQNPFVSRWSAAPELKGAVDFGRYLKSKGILAAIAHTDAVYEEVLEAYESGYTHATHFYSCMSGVSRRNAFRYAGVIESAYLIDDMSVEIIADGIHLPPPLLKLVYKIKGAGRTALITDAMRAAGMPPGESILGSIKDGMKVIVEDNVAKLPDRSVFAGSVATADRLVRNMIRLADIPLIDAVTMASLTPATIMKVDKRKGSLTAGKDADVVIFDENITIDTTIIRGKIVYKKK